One region of Brachyspira hampsonii genomic DNA includes:
- a CDS encoding DUF4435 domain-containing protein — protein sequence MIMNKQNKPNPYITNMSKSIKSAPVKFFDIVQKYNKNNYIYIITEGEDDVEYYESIISKVYGDKIEYMYTNGKPAALKLYNDLFKNQYMQYSKKRILFLLDKDFSYWNNLVGERPELNNVKDTNIYITDNYSIENNLIEYTLFEKILIYYNYNKFSEVYFNTLLSNFRDNMKEVMADSILLDRAKPKKKVNFSISNDIMINMNNLTVAISYSIQSSQTDINNQINAFNNNKSEYSVKGKLELKFLIEIYKKLRINFFRKIKNKKYNSKKLKQSKMLFYYFIKNATIPYTLKTFLDKFLIKKIN from the coding sequence ATGATAATGAATAAACAAAATAAACCAAACCCATATATAACAAATATGAGCAAATCAATCAAATCTGCTCCTGTAAAATTTTTTGATATAGTTCAAAAATATAATAAAAATAATTATATATATATAATTACAGAGGGAGAAGATGATGTAGAATATTATGAAAGTATAATTTCTAAAGTTTATGGTGATAAAATTGAATATATGTATACTAATGGTAAGCCTGCAGCATTGAAATTGTATAATGATTTATTTAAAAATCAATATATGCAATACTCCAAAAAAAGAATATTATTTTTATTAGACAAAGATTTTTCTTATTGGAATAATTTAGTAGGAGAAAGACCAGAGCTTAATAATGTAAAAGATACAAATATATATATTACAGATAATTACAGCATAGAAAATAATTTGATAGAATATACTCTGTTTGAGAAAATATTAATTTACTATAACTATAATAAATTTAGTGAAGTATATTTTAATACATTATTATCTAATTTTAGAGATAATATGAAAGAAGTTATGGCTGATTCTATATTATTAGATAGAGCAAAACCAAAAAAGAAAGTTAATTTTAGTATTTCTAATGATATAATGATTAATATGAATAATTTAACTGTTGCTATAAGTTATTCAATTCAAAGTTCTCAAACTGATATAAATAATCAAATTAATGCATTTAATAATAATAAATCAGAGTATTCTGTTAAAGGAAAATTAGAGTTGAAATTTTTAATTGAAATATATAAAAAATTAAGGATAAATTTTTTCCGTAAAATTAAAAATAAAAAATATAACAGTAAAAAATTAAAACAATCAAAGATGTTATTTTATTATTTTATAAAAAATGCTACTATTCCATATACTTTAAAAACATTTTTAGATAAATTTTTAATTAAAAAAATAAATTAA
- a CDS encoding AAA family ATPase yields MSMMAKKDKDKIVRLVINGLWDNKNVDLEFKNNTMILVGENGSGKTTILRILYAILNNRIDILKKEKFNYFQLTVNNKMLELSHKDLYDEEKLQKITNDLYDDAKEKSDENDNYTIDDIVSNDDDKELSSNDDNELINVDNIYYALLKDIDKIIFFIKKIISFPEYLVIKNTSLQQELANIANLYELIKDYVRETGINDILKSDKKEYNLFNLNTKILYFSINRMLDNSNSALEVIKNVMNGEENEILDTNINVLDSHIKQYLYKIKNKFDEEMRIFIFRCLDDILQDKYNDIDYGSLEINEDEINKLLIYVDSTVLKEDEKKSIKDRLLKIKTDTTIEKNDNKISLYFYKKILEICNEIEELEEVVIKCFNILNNYLYEKKFVYNKGSFKYSILSYKNKKLYLKDLSSGEKKIVQIFIWLYFINKDKVIIIIDEPELSLSIKWQKKILVHIRKSPNCIGLIAATHSPFIFDNEKLGQYVHYIGESIYDNE; encoded by the coding sequence ATGAGCATGATGGCTAAAAAAGACAAAGATAAAATAGTAAGATTGGTAATAAATGGGCTTTGGGATAATAAGAATGTCGATTTAGAGTTTAAAAATAATACAATGATTTTAGTTGGTGAAAATGGTTCAGGTAAAACAACAATTTTGCGTATATTGTATGCAATTTTAAATAACAGAATTGATATCTTAAAAAAAGAAAAATTTAATTATTTCCAATTAACAGTTAATAATAAAATGTTGGAATTATCTCATAAAGATTTATATGATGAGGAAAAACTTCAGAAAATAACCAATGATTTATACGATGATGCAAAAGAAAAATCAGATGAAAATGATAATTACACAATTGATGATATAGTTTCTAATGATGATGACAAAGAACTATCATCAAATGATGATAATGAGTTAATTAATGTTGATAATATTTATTATGCATTATTAAAAGATATAGATAAAATTATTTTTTTTATAAAAAAAATTATTAGCTTTCCAGAATATTTGGTAATTAAAAATACTTCTTTACAACAAGAATTAGCAAATATAGCAAATCTATATGAATTAATAAAAGATTATGTTAGAGAAACTGGTATTAATGATATATTAAAAAGTGATAAAAAAGAATATAATTTATTTAATCTAAATACTAAGATATTATATTTTTCAATAAATAGAATGTTAGATAATAGTAATTCAGCACTTGAAGTTATTAAGAATGTTATGAATGGTGAAGAAAATGAAATACTAGATACAAATATTAATGTTTTGGATAGTCATATAAAACAATATCTTTATAAGATTAAGAATAAATTTGATGAAGAAATGAGAATATTTATATTCCGATGTTTAGATGATATTTTACAAGATAAATATAATGATATTGATTATGGTTCATTAGAAATTAATGAAGATGAAATTAATAAGTTATTAATATATGTAGACTCCACTGTTTTAAAAGAAGATGAAAAAAAGAGTATTAAAGATAGATTACTTAAAATAAAGACAGATACAACTATAGAGAAAAATGATAATAAAATATCATTATATTTTTATAAAAAAATATTAGAAATATGTAATGAAATAGAAGAATTAGAAGAAGTTGTAATAAAATGTTTTAATATTCTTAATAATTATTTATATGAAAAAAAGTTTGTATATAATAAAGGAAGTTTCAAATATAGTATTTTATCATACAAAAATAAAAAACTTTATTTAAAAGATTTATCATCAGGTGAGAAAAAAATAGTTCAAATATTTATATGGTTATACTTTATTAATAAAGATAAAGTGATAATTATTATTGATGAACCAGAATTATCATTATCTATTAAATGGCAGAAAAAAATACTTGTTCATATAAGAAAGTCGCCTAATTGTATTGGATTAATAGCTGCTACACATTCTCCTTTTATATTTGATAATGAAAAATTAGGACAATATGTGCATTATATAGGGGAGTCAATATATGATAATGAATAA
- a CDS encoding NCS2 family permease, producing the protein MEKFFKLKEYGTNVRTEIIAGFTTFMTMAYILAVNPGVLSATGMDKGAVFTATVVSSIIATLIMSLLANLPFALAPGMGLNAFFAYTVVLGMGYSWETALTAVFIEGIIFVVLTIFNVREAIVNSIPVNMKRAISVGIGLFIAFIGLQNSKVIVNNDATLLGLGNITSGSALLAIIGLIITAVLLAYNVKGAILLGIFITAIIGIPMGLTKISPDASFIPPSLEPIAFKLDFSNIFTPNMFIVLFTFLFVDMFDTVGTLVGVCTKADMLTKNGEVPRCKQALFADAVGTVVGACLGTSTVTTYVESASGVAEGGKTGLTSLVVAILFAVSLFLSHIFLAIPSAATAPALIIVGLFMMTPILEINFNDYTEAIPAFICIIFMPFAYSIAEGITFGVLSFTILKFVSGKNKDISLLTWILSALLLIKILMPIIQKHLG; encoded by the coding sequence ATGGAAAAATTTTTCAAGCTTAAAGAGTATGGCACGAATGTAAGAACAGAGATAATAGCTGGTTTTACTACTTTTATGACAATGGCTTATATACTAGCAGTAAACCCTGGAGTTCTTAGTGCTACCGGTATGGATAAGGGAGCGGTATTTACAGCTACAGTAGTATCTTCAATAATAGCAACTTTGATAATGTCTTTATTAGCAAATCTTCCTTTTGCTTTAGCACCAGGAATGGGACTTAATGCTTTCTTTGCTTATACTGTAGTATTGGGTATGGGATATAGCTGGGAAACTGCTTTAACTGCCGTATTTATAGAAGGTATTATTTTTGTTGTTCTTACTATTTTTAATGTAAGAGAGGCTATAGTTAATAGTATACCGGTTAATATGAAAAGAGCTATTTCTGTTGGAATAGGATTATTTATAGCTTTTATAGGTCTTCAAAACTCTAAGGTTATAGTAAATAATGATGCTACTTTGCTTGGACTTGGTAATATCACTTCAGGAAGTGCATTGCTTGCTATTATAGGACTTATTATAACAGCAGTTTTATTAGCATATAATGTGAAAGGAGCGATACTTTTGGGAATATTTATTACAGCAATAATTGGTATTCCTATGGGACTTACAAAAATCTCTCCAGATGCAAGTTTTATTCCTCCTTCCTTAGAACCAATAGCTTTTAAATTAGATTTCAGTAATATATTCACTCCTAATATGTTTATAGTTCTGTTTACTTTTCTTTTTGTTGATATGTTTGATACAGTAGGTACATTGGTAGGGGTATGTACTAAAGCGGATATGCTTACAAAAAACGGAGAAGTTCCTAGATGTAAGCAGGCTTTATTTGCAGATGCTGTAGGAACAGTTGTAGGAGCATGTTTAGGTACTTCTACTGTTACTACTTATGTAGAGAGTGCTTCAGGTGTTGCTGAAGGCGGTAAAACAGGATTAACTTCGCTTGTTGTTGCTATATTATTTGCTGTTTCATTATTCTTATCACATATATTTTTAGCTATACCTTCTGCTGCTACTGCTCCTGCTTTAATTATAGTTGGATTATTTATGATGACACCTATATTGGAAATTAATTTCAATGATTATACTGAAGCAATTCCTGCTTTTATCTGTATAATATTTATGCCTTTCGCTTATAGTATAGCTGAAGGTATAACTTTCGGAGTATTATCATTTACTATATTAAAATTCGTTTCTGGTAAAAATAAAGATATATCATTATTAACTTGGATATTATCAGCACTTCTTTTAATTAAAATACTTATGCCTATAATACAGAAACATTTAGGATAA